The nucleotide sequence GTAAGGACTGGCCACTTGAAGTTATTGATTCTGAGATGACATCTAATATCAACTCCAGAAGTACTGAGCAATTTTCCACTTTTCACTTGGGCAGTGGTTGATCTGGTCTTGATCATGTCAGTTAATCCTGGCTTTGGTGGGCAGAGTTTTATTGAAAGTCAGGTGAAGAAAATTTCAGAATTGAGGAGGTTATGTGCTGAAAAGGTACATATGAACAACATATTTTCTTTTTCCAAATCAGCTTTCTGGAAACAATGGGATATGCATTTTATTGTTTTCCCTGACATGCAGGGTGTAAATCCATGGATTGAAGTAGATGGTGGAGTTGGTCCTTCAAACGCATATAAGGTGCCGTTCTCAATTCTTAAACATTAGTTAATTGTTCAAAGATGACTACTTCACGGGATACCTATTTAATTATGACTAAAAACAGAAAACCATCATATTGATTCATCTTTTCTAATAGTTCTGATATTACAACCAACTAGTGCTGTTGCATTTTCTGCTCCATATTCACTGACGAGATTCCTGATCTCATCTAAGTCAAGTAGCAATACGGTTTGAGTTTTATGGTAGAGCAACTAATTTAATTATTTCTGCATTGCAGGTTATCGAAGCTGGTGCCAATGCCATAGTTGCAGGTTCTGCagtatttggtgctaaaaattatgcagAAGGTACGGTCTGTGTTTTTTCTTGTTCAGTAACTTAAAACTTTTGTACTCAAACTTTTGTACTCTCAGAACTATACATTAGGATTACATAGAAGTGAAAGGAACAATGGGAAACTTCAATCTTGAAAGACTCGTGTGCCCATTTCATTTAATGAATGATTTTTGGTTTTGCAGCAATAAAAGGCATCAAGACTAGTAAAAGACCTACGGCAGTTGCAGTATAAGGTACAGTTTCATCAACAAGGATTACTTGGTGTTGTTAATTGGTGATCACTCCACTGTAAGTCATTACAGCAGTACACTTGAAGTTGGATACAGTGACATATTCTACCAGTATGGGTTATTTCTATTGCCTATAATAGATACATTACTTCTTTGTCCAGAACCTTAGTTAGctgatttatttatttgtttaagaAAGAGGGTTCATTTATAGGAATTGTAATGAAACAGATATGATTTAAACATCCTCTGGTGATTCTATTGATAATGAGCAAAATTTTCCTCAACCTTTCAGCCACTCTCATCCTCCTGGCCTCCATCAAGTTAACTGCAGTTTTTTAGATGAAAATGAACTTGTTCTCCAATACAAATTGACAGTTCCTTTTTAAGGCAAAGTTTTCAGTGGCATTTATCTTGTAATCGTCTTACTATTGTGTGCTCATTGATTAAGCAGTTCTAAATTCTCTCTTTATCAACTTACGATATTGCTATTTGTTAAAAGAATATACATTTATGCAGATAACAAACTGAAAACCCTGTTGAGAGCATCAACCTGCAAGGCTTGGAGCTTGTCATTCGCCCCGATTGATCAACGTAGTTCAAAGTTTGTAATTGTGAATTGTGGCATTTACAGGAATCTTTTGGTAACTGACGCAATACGGAAACTATTGGAGTTGGCTTTATGCTTAATACAGCTTTTTGATGCTTCCTGCAGTGTTaattaatttattgtaaattgccGTGTGAATAAGGATGTGGGTAAAAATTCCATTCGAAAATAAAGAAATCCAATTGCCTATATGCACCCTTTGCGTTGGGTTCTAACATTGCTTTATTGCGGTATGCTGATGCTTGGTGTCTCCGTTTCTCTGGGAGGAGGACAAATTTCTTTTAACTCGTCATCATTCTTTGTTATATGTTCATGTTTTTGGAAGTAATTTTTTATAGCAGTAGCAAGGAAAACATGCTTGACAACGTAACTGCAACGGTGTTTTTACGGAGGGCTTTTAATTGCGTTTCAACTGTTTGAAAGCAGATACTCGGATGCCGTTTATTGGATCCCCCCTCTGCAACAAATTGTGGGTGTGGATTTTTACTTCGGATCGATCGACATTGTCGATTCGGACATGGATTTTGGATTTCTCGCAAATCTGAAAATAAATGTAAATCCGATAATGATACTCGTTTTAGATTCATTAAGCCTATCGGATTCATATGCGGATCCTATATGGATCCGATCCCTTCCCAATACGAGCGCTGTTTCATGTCGAGGTGAGAGTTCCACCTTAGATCCCATCATCTGTCGACTATCCGGGACAGGGTCCATGTTTCTCCACCCATGAAAGCGGAGCCGCCCTCGTGAGCCGCGGGGTCCATCGGCAGAGACTTGCAGCGCAAGTAGGAAGAACTCTGGGACCGTGACTGGACCGAGACAGGGGATCCTCATCTCTCTAACCTTTCCATGGAGCCCATTACCATGATGGCCCAGCCTGCAACTGGGCCTTGTGATGATGTACTCCACCAACCAAACTAGTCGGCTACACCACAGCCGTCGCCCGAACGTTTCACCTATTCTCTACACCAATCAAAATCTCCCTTCCACAATGGGTCCCGCCAAGTTCCCAGCGTGGGTTTGCGAAAACGCTCGGGCGCCTGCTCTACACGCGAACCGCAAAGATAAAATGGGTGAGTAGAATCCACGGCTGGATTCAAATGTTCACGAATCGTAAAGCAATCCAACGGTGAGGAAGGAAAGATAATCATCAATCATCGCCGCTTCTACAGAAAGCAATTTCTTTCTTTCCGATAAATTACCTCTCATTTGTTCTCTTTTCATTTCGTTTCCGATGCGGTCGCCGTCCTCTACGCTCACAATGGCCATCTCCTCCGCCCTCTGCCTCCCGTCGACACCACACTCTAAACCCTACTTCTCTGCCGCCGACTGCCGCTCGTCCGACTCCGGCGCTCGGCCACGCATCGAAATGCCCGCCGCCTCTTCCCTCCGCGGTGGCCGCGCCTCTCCGTTGATCCTCCGGTTTCCCCCCAATTTCGTGCGCCAGTTAAGCATCAAGGCGCGCCGGAACTGTTGCAACATAGGGGTCGCGCAGATCGCGGCGGCTTCGTGGTCGAATGACCCTCCGGCCTTCGAGGGTCCACGCTCCGCTGCCTCGTCGGACGCTTCTGCGGTTCCCGAGGCGGCGGGGTCGGATGGTTCCACCCACGTTGGTGGTGGAGTCGATCATAGTGGTGTAGATTTGGGTGTTCCGGGAGTGCAGGAAGCGAAAGCCTCTGTCGTTGCAAAGACCGCAGCGTTATTCAGCTCTGATGGGAGCCTTGCGGTTCATGCTGGTACAGAATCTTCAGTTTGTCatgtctttcttctcttttctagCAGATATTAGGTATCTTTTCTGAACGTTAGATCTATGCCTATGCTGAATAATAATCTTATGTATTGATGCTAAAAATTGAGACCTCAATGCTCAGAAACATGAAACTAGAATACTTAGAACTACCATTTTCTCGTAGATGAATGGTTAATAAAGCCATCGTTTAGTTGAGTAGCTTGGCTACTACTTTTTTTGTGTCTATTGTGAATATACCAATTTGATTTGGTGATCTGGCTTTAGTAAATTGACCATGTAAGATTGTGAAGGTCTCTCTTCATATTATTGTACAGGTGAGAGACTTGGGCGTGGTATAACCACAGATGGCATTACCACCCCGGTTGTTAATACTTCAGCCTACTGGTTCAGCAACTCAGATGAGTTGATTGACTTCAAGGTTTCTGGTTATATTTCAAGTATTAGTTGGAACTTGTTTTACCATTGCTTGGGCTCTTTATGAGATTTAATTATTCTATTGCATTGTCATTTTTATTCTGTAGGAAAAAAGACATGCTAGTTTTGAATATGGTCGCTATGGGAACCCAACCACACAGGCATTGGAGGAGAAGATGAGGTGCGCTTTGGTTTTTATGTCTTGGATATCTATTCTGTTTGCTGATCCACACTGTCGTTCAATGCTACTTTATCTTTGAGCAGTGCGCTAGAGAGAGCTGAATCAACCTTGTTTGTTTCATCTGGCATGTATGCCAGTGTAGCTATGTTCTCGGCTTTGGTTCCTGCTGGTGGGCATATTGTGACCACCAATGACTGTTACAGGAAGACCAGAATTTTCATTGAAAGTGAACTTCCAAAGATGGGAATTTCGGTAACTCCCTAAAATTCTTTATTTTCTATATAATAGAATGTGGAGCTTGTATGAGATGCTTTTCAGGCTTGCTTTATCATTTTGGCATGGCTGGAAGATGTGCAGTGGTTAAAATATGTTCTATGACATCCATTATTAtttggtgaaaacttcctacaatgACTCTTTTAATCACAAGTGCAAATTTTGGTTGATTTGATAATGATCTCTTGGACCCATTTGTATATTGACCGTGTGCTGGGCATTTAATTTTTCGTTAAACACCTTCTGGACATAAATGCTCAACATACATATGCATGTGAAGAAATATCAGTGTCAATAAGCTGGGTTTATCCAACGACCAAACTGTGGTGACCCAAAAGAGTAAAGGCTGAAGGTTTAGGCCCTTAGGCACAGTTAGACTTTTTTTGATGAGTTCTAACCTACTCCTGGCTGGGCACAATTTTATTTCTCCCAAGAACTCCATCATGACTGTTGGTCTGGCATGGCCCAAGATTTGTTTTATTCTGGACTAGTTTTAGATCTAATCTTCAAACTGTAGGCGTACTTCAAACCCAGGTCCAACCTAGCCCATTCTTTCTCTAATTTGCTTTCTTCCCGAGATCACATAGGCCAGCCTTGTGGAGCTTCACTAGAGCCTATTAAATTAATTTCATGTTTAATTCGAACCTAAGCTTAGGTTAGCTTTAGACTAGGTTCAGTTTTGAGTATAAAATAATTGGTCCCAGGACTTCTGAATGAATGAAGGAAATAAGATAATCACTATAGAGTTTAATTGATTATGTCACAGTGATCAAATCTTTGACTCGTACATGTGTGTAGCATTACTAAAAGATATTAGCCTTCTGAATTATTTTTGCTTAACCTTCTTGTCAATGTTCTATTGTATCTCATCATTCGATCTGTTATATATGTCTATGCTGTTTTTTGCATCCTTCTGATTTCAATATTCTTGAAATGCAGGCAACTGTCATTGATCCTGCTGATACTGAGTCCCTAAAAAGCACATTGGAACAAAATAATGTTTGTAATGCTTCTTCActtttgatataatatatatattatgtttattaATTTCCCTAGTTGGTCTGTTGCTAACAAAATCTTTTGCTCAGGTAACTCTTTTCTTCACAGAATCTCCAACTAATCCATTCCTCAGATGTATTGATATTGAGTTGGTTTCGCGACTTTGCCATAACAATGGTGCATTGGTTTGCATAGATGCCACTTTTGCATCACCTGTTAATCAGAAGGCTTTAGCTTTAGGGGCTGACCTAATATTGCATTCTGCCACAAAATTTATTGCTGGTCACAATGATGTAAGTTAAATGAGGCATGACAaaagttttaattattttttggaataaattataaaattacttCCTTTTTTAGGTCATTGGAGGTTGCATTAGTGGTTCTGAGGAGCTAATCTCCAAAATCCGGCTCTATCATAATGTTGTTGGTGGTGTCCTTAATCCTGTAAGTGACTCTCTGGTACCACGCCAATGAGGGAATTGCCAATTTAAACTGTATTGAACGTAACTGCAACTTTGTACAAATTTCCACTGTTCAGAATGCCGCATATATGATCCTCAGAGGTATGAAGACGCTGCATCTGCGTGTACAGAATCAAAATAGTACAGCATTGAGGATGGCCCAACTTTTGGAGGAGCATCCTAAGGTATGTGAAGGAAAACTATAttccttttatatattttatttgatggTAATGGAAGATGATCAGGGTGCCTTTGCTTTATAAATAATTCCCACTAATTAAACCACCTGTTGCAACTCCAACCTTCTTACCCTCCAGGCTCGCAGTTGATTGTGCTCAGATCATGAGTTTTAGTTGTTTAATCTAACTAGTTTTAAGTAGCATTTCTAATGTCGTTTTGGTATATCACAAGAATATTAGTTTAATACTGTTCTCTGTTAACAGAAATCATCTGTTTCAACTCTTTATTTCTTGCTCTACTTCATAGAACAACTAATGGACGTCACATTTGAACCTTACCATGCCATTTTAATAGATGGTGGGTGAGGGCGATTGTGCAGGTGCCCAGTTTACCACTGAATAAGGTTATTTAATGGTTGTGAAAGTCAGGATATAGGAAAGTGTTTCTACCTTCAAAGATTTTTTGTCTAGGTGGAGAGGGCAGAGGATAACAAAAAAGAATGACGTTTGACTTCAAAAGCATGGTTCTGAACGATCTCTACAATGATGTCATTTTCTTAATATTCTTGCTCAGATCTTTCTGTTAAAGCAGCCAACCAACAAAACAGATCTACTAGGTTTGTATAAATTGATACTAGTTACTATATGCTGAATGGCTCTATTTTGCTTCTAGAGATGAATCAATGTTAGTGTGAGAAACTTCAAAATTTCTCCCGTACATAATTAGAAAATTGGTTATCTTTGACATAAAAGGAGGTCATCCTGTATCATGGTTCTTCTGTCTGATTTAGAAATTTGCAATTTCTGCATGCTAGCACATATTACTACCCTTCCAAgattgaaatttttttaagaattgAATCTATTGTTGCTACTTTTATATTCATGAATGTGTTTCAGAATTTTTTTCACCTATAAAAACAGAGAATTGTTTCAAGGTTCCTCAGAGCCTTTGCACTTGCACTCTGGTTTGCAAGTATGGTTTCTACTAGGCTTCTTTTACATGTATAAAAGTAAATAGATAGAAATTTCTGTATCTCGAATCTCCTGGAAGATCTTTCTTTTATTGTGTGTAGATTCCATGTTTAACGTTTATCATGGTTTGGTTCGTGATTTTTATAGTAGCTGTCATTATTTGGTGGAGTGGATTGTAGAAAATAATGTTCAACAATAGAAACACTAATTATTTTCACTGTTTTACGAGTTCTTAGCTATACTTTTTGTTTGAGTTTTAACATAGTTTTTGTTAGATAATCCGTGTCTATTATCCTGGCCTGCCAAGTCATCCAGAACATCACATTGCCAAGCGTCAAATGACTGGTTTTGGTGGCGTGGTCAGTTTTGAGGTGAGGACCATCTTTGGCTCCGTAGCCAGGAGCTATAAATATCTCACACATCTGAACATTATGGTTACATGGGTGATGCAGATAGCTGGTGACTTGAGCACTACCAAGaagtttcttgattctttgaagaTACCTTACATTGCTCCATCATTTGGAGGCTGTGAAAGTATCGTCGATCAACCTGCCATCATGTCTTACTGGTAATTCATTTAGTGAACAATTAACTATGTGTGAGGTTTCCATTGACTGAGTACATGTAGAAATAGGATGTATGTTGATTATTCTGTGGTTGGAAACCCATTGATTGCTTACTTAATACATAGTGCAAGAATATGAGTTCTGACCTGCATCATCTGTGTGCAGGGACCTCAGCAGACCGGAAAGAACAGCCAAGTATGGGATCAAGGACAACCTGGTTAGGTTCAGTTTTGGGGTTGAGGGTTTTGAGGACTTGAAGGCTGACATCCTTCAGGCCTTGGAGAAGATCTAATGTAGCATGTTCGTTTGTGGTTTGAGTTTGGTGGTGTAAGCTGATCACGCCATGTCTTCTTCCTCCGTGTTATCGTCATGCTATCTAAACAATGACTTGCTTATCTTAGGACAATGAGAAGGTAATATCATCTATCTTATTTACATTACTTGAAAAGACTTGTTATTTAGCTGTCAAATTGTATGTGATGGTTTAAAAGACTTATAGTTAATATTTCATGAATTTCAAAGTATATTGCTTAGGTTTGTTTTCATTTCAAAATAATCCATGaaatgtttattttttttctcacatAACCTCTTCTTTTTTACTTTATTCTTGTAGAGTGTCGCTTGTTTTCTACAAGATGATATTATCCTTGtatgattggttgtcatcatctctTTTAGGTGGGTATTGTCGATTGTCACCTTCGTCTCACTATGATCGTCTTGAGACGTTTGAGACGTTAGGAGGCTTAAGATCATGACATCGCAaatcaccccaccccaccccacagCGATGTTGTCGCTAGTCGACCTTTGCTCCACCACAATCATAGCCCCTACAACCTCCAATAATTAGGGGAGGGAGGTTTCGTGAGGTTATTATCGTGGGGATTGTTGTCATGGTGGAGCGGTGGTCAATATAGTGATAGTTGTCATCGCAAGATTGATTCTCAAAAGACAATAAAAATGATCATGGTGGACCAAATGTGAACATGATGAGATGAAAGGCAATCACAGTAGAGCAAAGATGACAGATGATTCTCAAAAGGCGATGAAAGTGATCACAATAATCCATATTACAACGAGATGATGACGGCGATGAAAGTGATCACAATGACCCATATTACTACGAGATGAAGACAACTGGACGAAAGCCAAGATGGATCATTCtgtgaataataataaaaatttcaaAATTTTGGAGAATTTATCCTTTTATAAAGTACAGTTTTTTtggaaaaatattataatcgacTTTCATGTCATGGTTTTTCACTCAGTTTATTTTGATAAGACCAACATAATTACAGTAGCAATGTAACTTGCAATGATAAAGGGCAATTCTTTCATAGAGCAATAGCAATGGAGAACTGATGCAGAAATCAACAgcaatttataatcatttatACATCCAagataaggagagagagagagagtgtgtgtgtgtaagaCCCTGAAAAGGAGGGTTGCTGCAGCCGATGGCAAGCGAGAGTATTAGCAGAGGCGCACGATCGATCAACTCATTGATGAACCGTCATCTGTGAGAGCAGGTAAGATCGAAgcctttttattgttccataatgaGTGGTGGTGGTACAGAGGTaggaattttcttttcctttaattTAACATACAAAACACAATCTAGTATATGAGAACACAAAGATGCATAGCTGGAGAGAGATCGCCTACTGGTTGAAAATGCTCCAATGGTGTTCTTGTGATACGTTCTCCTTGATCTTTTCGAGCCTCTTGAGAATAACAAGAAAGGAGGGTCTCTTGTTCATATCGGCAGCCCAACATTCATCTGTCAAGCTGCAAAACTCACACACCAAAAAGGATGTTATTTCCTGTCTCTCGAATAATAATAACTCCATGACGATAGTTGGAGTTTCAATTATGTTCTAAACCACGAAATAAATTggttgaaagaaaaataaatcacaTTAGAGAAATATTTATAGATGGTTTCCATGCCTATCTGTTCTCTGATTCTTATCGATGAGAATGTAAGATATAGCAAAATTCGGCACCCACTCGGTGGCAATTTTGGCAAAACCACATCAGAAATAAAAGGGTGCGAATCAAAGGCAAAGTGACCGCATAGGGAATAATACTTACTCCCGAAGTTCCTGAATGTATCCTTTCGCACGGAACGATGGACGGTTTCCTCCTGCAACAAGTTTGGCAGCTTCGTATGGTTCATGATTTGAAAATGGGGGCTCACCTTCGAGCATCTAAGGAAACAATCATGAATTTGTCAAGAAGCATTAAGTCAACAAATCATCAGTCACTGAATCACTAATCAGAAAAACACTTACCTCATACAATATCATAGCAAACGAGAACACATCAACTTTCTTATCATATTTCCTATGTTTGAATACTTCAGGAGCCATATATCGATCTGATTCCCACAAAGCAAAACAAAAATCAGCCTAAGTGTTCAAAAGTACTACTTAGCTTAGACAAATTTGGTTCTACACTCACAGCTTCCAGTTTCTCCCGTCATTTTGTACACATCATGTGCATTTTGGGCTCTGATGAGTTTGCTTAGTCCAAAGTCTCCAACCTTCAAATGATCCGCATTTGAGTTCACCAAAAGGACATTTCTGAAAGTAGAAACAGTAGAGTAAGCTCTAAACAGTCTACAtcaagaacatatatatatatattgccaaGTGAACTAACCTTGGTTTTAGATCTCGGTGTATGATCACATTTGGCTCGTTATGGAGATATGCCATGCCCCTGTCACATAGGACCAGAAACAACAATAGGAACTACCATATATAAAGTACTGAAAGAAAGTTGTAAGCTCAAACATAGTAGAAactagaaaatatattattgaggTACAAAAGGTTATGGCACTCATTGTGACAGAAGTGTGTCAGCATAGCATGGCAGGAACTGTTCT is from Musa acuminata AAA Group cultivar baxijiao chromosome BXJ1-6, Cavendish_Baxijiao_AAA, whole genome shotgun sequence and encodes:
- the LOC103987493 gene encoding cystathionine gamma-synthase 1, chloroplastic isoform X2, which translates into the protein MRSPSSTLTMAISSALCLPSTPHSKPYFSAADCRSSDSGARPRIEMPAASSLRGGRASPLILRFPPNFVRQLSIKARRNCCNIGVAQIAAASWSNDPPAFEGPRSAASSDASAVPEAAGSDGSTHVGGGVDHSGVDLGVPGVQEAKASVVAKTAALFSSDGSLAVHAGERLGRGITTDGITTPVVNTSAYWFSNSDELIDFKEKRHASFEYGRYGNPTTQALEEKMSVAMFSALVPAGGHIVTTNDCYRKTRIFIESELPKMGISATVIDPADTESLKSTLEQNNVTLFFTESPTNPFLRCIDIELVSRLCHNNGALVCIDATFASPVNQKALALGADLILHSATKFIAGHNDVIGGCISGSEELISKIRLYHNVVGGVLNPNAAYMILRGMKTLHLRVQNQNSTALRMAQLLEEHPKIIRVYYPGLPSHPEHHIAKRQMTGFGGVVSFEIAGDLSTTKKFLDSLKIPYIAPSFGGCESIVDQPAIMSYWDLSRPERTAKYGIKDNLVRFSFGVEGFEDLKADILQALEKI
- the LOC103987492 gene encoding ribulose-phosphate 3-epimerase, chloroplastic isoform X2, which produces MDGRFVPNITIGPLVVDALRPVTNLPLDVHLMIVEPEQRVPDFIKAGADIVSVHCEQSSTIHLHRTVNQVKGLGAKAGVVLNPATPLSAIEYVLDVVDLVLIMSVNPGFGGQSFIESQVKKISELRRLCAEKGVNPWIEVDGGVGPSNAYKVIEAGANAIVAGSAVFGAKNYAEAIKGIKTSKRPTAVAV
- the LOC103987493 gene encoding cystathionine gamma-synthase 1, chloroplastic isoform X1 produces the protein MRSPSSTLTMAISSALCLPSTPHSKPYFSAADCRSSDSGARPRIEMPAASSLRGGRASPLILRFPPNFVRQLSIKARRNCCNIGVAQIAAASWSNDPPAFEGPRSAASSDASAVPEAAGSDGSTHVGGGVDHSGVDLGVPGVQEAKASVVAKTAALFSSDGSLAVHAGERLGRGITTDGITTPVVNTSAYWFSNSDELIDFKEKRHASFEYGRYGNPTTQALEEKMSALERAESTLFVSSGMYASVAMFSALVPAGGHIVTTNDCYRKTRIFIESELPKMGISATVIDPADTESLKSTLEQNNVTLFFTESPTNPFLRCIDIELVSRLCHNNGALVCIDATFASPVNQKALALGADLILHSATKFIAGHNDVIGGCISGSEELISKIRLYHNVVGGVLNPNAAYMILRGMKTLHLRVQNQNSTALRMAQLLEEHPKIIRVYYPGLPSHPEHHIAKRQMTGFGGVVSFEIAGDLSTTKKFLDSLKIPYIAPSFGGCESIVDQPAIMSYWDLSRPERTAKYGIKDNLVRFSFGVEGFEDLKADILQALEKI